A window of the Bacillus andreraoultii genome harbors these coding sequences:
- a CDS encoding LysR family transcriptional regulator, producing the protein MVDFEWYRSFVYIYKYNSVSEAAKARIMTQPALSQHLASLESEVGEPLFTRTSRKMVPTERGKELYSQVAPLIESLEATSLSFQSTSSPALSIIRIGSPMEYYYENILSKLNEFNSYTVSQFGTADQLLELLKEDKIDIVITSKKYQSPEIEYSFLHEEEFVIVAPDYLEIPENLDLKSKEKFLLSQKWISYGLELPIIRRLWREHFKRRPIIKPIHVIPNLHLILKAIESGIGISLIPTYILLNSMQEAKAKVLFKELKVSNKLYIAYKTKNKHLPEINKITAALSIKNN; encoded by the coding sequence ATGGTAGATTTTGAATGGTACAGGAGTTTTGTCTATATATATAAGTACAATTCAGTTTCCGAAGCGGCCAAAGCCCGAATTATGACACAACCTGCATTGAGTCAACACTTGGCATCTTTAGAATCCGAAGTTGGCGAACCTTTGTTTACCAGAACTTCAAGAAAAATGGTGCCCACGGAAAGAGGAAAGGAGTTATATTCACAAGTAGCCCCGCTTATTGAGTCGTTAGAAGCGACTAGTTTAAGTTTTCAGTCTACCTCTTCACCCGCTTTGTCCATTATAAGAATCGGCTCTCCAATGGAATATTATTATGAAAATATCCTTTCAAAACTTAATGAATTTAATTCATATACTGTTTCACAATTTGGAACTGCCGACCAGTTACTTGAATTATTAAAGGAAGACAAAATAGATATCGTTATTACTTCAAAAAAGTATCAATCGCCTGAAATTGAATATTCTTTTTTGCATGAAGAGGAGTTTGTCATTGTTGCACCTGATTATTTAGAAATACCGGAGAATTTAGATTTGAAATCTAAGGAAAAATTTCTTTTGTCCCAAAAATGGATTAGTTATGGATTGGAGTTGCCAATAATTAGAAGGCTATGGAGAGAACACTTTAAAAGACGGCCAATTATTAAACCGATTCATGTTATTCCTAATCTGCATCTTATTTTAAAGGCTATAGAAAGCGGAATAGGAATAAGTCTAATTCCGACTTATATTCTGTTAAATTCGATGCAGGAAGCAAAAGCAAAAGTATTATTTAAGGAATTAAAGGTAAGCAACAAATTATATATTGCATATAAAACAAAAAATAAACATTTGCCAGAAATCAATAAAATCACAGCTGCCCTCTCAATAAAAAATAACTAA
- a CDS encoding DUF294 nucleotidyltransferase-like domain-containing protein, whose protein sequence is MRETFTSYQSIKRWYDKNYTCYLESIDKLHSFHEMILKSVFAITLKDMIKQYGPPPCEFSWFVMGSAGRCEQAVVSDQDHGIIYKEQGTTQVTYFLTFGKKLMQALEYIGFPICDGNVMSSNPIWCRSEKEWEAQINHWIQESSWQSLRYILIFMDARVVVGDKKQLATLKKLVYQMIEQQPSILDRLLENTKFKIDAIGIVNQFLPITTGPYSGCINIKLTALFPYVNAIRLLAIIEKIEATSTLSRMEALGLYEQYKVMMETHIDNFKKLMQMRISKKEITHYEDTHYLNIKSLTKLEKKKLKQIFKDLKVLQKYTKLRVQEVVSNEK, encoded by the coding sequence ATGCGAGAAACATTTACATCTTATCAATCGATAAAAAGGTGGTATGACAAGAATTATACTTGTTATTTAGAAAGTATTGATAAGTTACACTCGTTTCACGAAATGATCTTAAAATCCGTATTCGCAATAACATTGAAAGATATGATAAAACAATATGGCCCACCACCTTGCGAATTTTCTTGGTTTGTTATGGGAAGTGCAGGAAGGTGTGAACAAGCAGTAGTTAGTGATCAAGATCATGGAATCATTTATAAAGAACAGGGGACAACTCAAGTTACGTATTTTTTAACATTTGGTAAGAAACTTATGCAAGCATTGGAATACATTGGTTTTCCGATTTGTGATGGGAATGTAATGAGCTCAAACCCAATATGGTGTCGATCTGAAAAAGAATGGGAAGCTCAAATTAACCATTGGATCCAAGAGAGCTCTTGGCAATCTTTAAGATATATATTAATTTTTATGGATGCAAGAGTTGTAGTTGGTGATAAAAAGCAGCTAGCAACTTTAAAAAAACTTGTCTATCAGATGATTGAACAACAACCATCTATTTTAGACAGATTACTAGAGAATACAAAATTTAAAATAGACGCTATAGGAATTGTTAACCAATTTTTACCTATCACAACTGGTCCCTATAGTGGATGTATTAATATAAAATTAACTGCTTTATTTCCTTATGTTAACGCAATTCGTTTATTAGCTATCATTGAAAAAATCGAAGCGACTTCCACGCTATCTCGAATGGAAGCTCTTGGTTTATATGAACAGTATAAAGTGATGATGGAAACACATATTGACAACTTCAAAAAATTAATGCAAATGAGAATTTCTAAAAAGGAAATAACACATTATGAAGATACACATTATCTCAATATTAAAAGCCTTACTAAATTAGAGAAAAAGAAGCTTAAACAGATATTTAAAGATTTAAAAGTACTTCAAAAGTATACAAAATTGAGAGTGCAAGAGGTCGTGAGTAATGAAAAATAA
- a CDS encoding IS256 family transposase, with amino-acid sequence MSKSIPNVDWANQLESVIRQFVKEKLELIMREEMKNFLEIEQAGTSNMRNGYYQRNLDTQYGRIEGLLVPRDRNGEFQTQLFAPYQRHTGWLEEAVIKMYQSGMSTREIGKFIERILGNAYSPTTISRITDVVKEDIEKWHNRPLHQRYSVLYLDGLYVKLRRETVEKEVIYVVLGVNEEGNREILDFFVGGQESAYVWQEILQNLYQRGVKEVLLGVFDGLPGLEEAFRSVYPKADVQRCVVHKVRNTLHRVRKKDQFEVAEDLKLIYRAPNKEIALQMFQQFESKWSSKYPREVQSWANELDVLLTFMDYPSSIRSVIYTTNAIERTIKEIRKRLKPMNSLSSLEAAEKVVYLTIQDFNEKWAGRKLRGFAEAHEALQRMFEERYC; translated from the coding sequence ATGTCTAAAAGTATACCGAATGTAGACTGGGCAAATCAACTGGAAAGTGTGATTCGTCAGTTTGTAAAGGAAAAATTAGAACTGATCATGCGGGAAGAAATGAAAAATTTCCTCGAAATCGAACAGGCCGGAACATCGAATATGAGAAACGGCTACTATCAACGAAATCTAGATACGCAATATGGCCGGATTGAAGGCCTTTTGGTCCCAAGAGATCGAAATGGGGAATTTCAAACGCAGCTGTTTGCCCCTTACCAACGTCATACTGGTTGGCTCGAGGAAGCCGTCATCAAAATGTATCAAAGTGGCATGAGTACGAGGGAAATTGGCAAGTTTATCGAACGAATTTTAGGAAATGCCTATTCTCCAACGACGATCAGTCGTATTACCGATGTCGTGAAGGAAGACATCGAGAAATGGCACAATCGTCCTCTACATCAGCGTTATTCGGTCTTATATTTGGATGGTTTATACGTAAAACTTCGTCGCGAAACCGTGGAGAAAGAAGTCATTTATGTGGTGTTAGGGGTGAACGAAGAAGGAAATCGCGAAATTCTTGATTTCTTTGTGGGAGGACAAGAAAGTGCCTATGTATGGCAAGAAATTCTTCAAAACCTCTACCAAAGAGGCGTCAAGGAAGTGCTTCTGGGAGTATTCGATGGTCTTCCGGGGCTGGAGGAAGCTTTTCGCTCGGTTTATCCGAAAGCCGATGTGCAGCGTTGTGTCGTTCACAAAGTACGTAATACCTTACATCGTGTTCGGAAAAAAGATCAATTTGAAGTGGCAGAGGATCTCAAACTGATTTATCGCGCACCGAATAAGGAGATAGCGTTACAGATGTTTCAACAGTTTGAGTCGAAATGGTCCAGCAAGTACCCGAGAGAAGTCCAATCTTGGGCCAATGAGTTGGATGTCCTCCTTACATTTATGGATTATCCAAGCAGTATTCGAAGTGTGATTTACACGACGAATGCCATCGAACGAACAATCAAGGAGATTCGGAAACGCCTAAAGCCGATGAACAGTTTGAGCAGTTTAGAAGCCGCTGAAAAAGTCGTGTATTTGACCATTCAAGATTTTAATGAGAAATGGGCAGGGCGAAAGTTACGAGGATTTGCCGAAGCGCATGAAGCCCTTCAACGAATGTTTGAAGAACGTTATTGTTAA
- a CDS encoding exonuclease domain-containing protein, translated as MKNNPLYHFFNQFRGKISSSIYIPFLGKADRNHLALLRNLEKEMEVDKCLDVPLNKLNVVIFDFETTGFYPEKGDSILSIGAIKIINGQMDTNKTFYSLVYNERRLPDEIKQLTGIDESELLSAPPIADVLIQFYQFVQNAPLVAHHANHEKKFLQHANWKTFKKMYSHRIIDTSLVFNIANPDKSIVSLDDYCAICDIQVQNRHHALGDAITLAKLWQIYIQKLKLIGCTTLKDVYEQLAMNN; from the coding sequence ATGAAAAATAATCCTTTGTATCATTTTTTTAATCAATTTCGAGGAAAAATCTCCTCCAGTATTTATATACCTTTTTTGGGTAAGGCCGATCGGAACCACCTTGCTTTGTTAAGGAATCTAGAAAAAGAAATGGAAGTAGATAAGTGTTTAGATGTACCTTTAAATAAATTAAATGTGGTCATCTTTGATTTTGAAACTACAGGATTTTATCCAGAAAAAGGTGATTCAATTCTCTCAATTGGAGCTATAAAAATTATAAATGGACAAATGGATACTAATAAAACTTTTTATTCATTAGTATATAATGAAAGAAGACTGCCTGATGAGATTAAACAATTAACCGGAATAGACGAATCTGAATTGCTGTCTGCCCCACCAATAGCGGACGTATTAATCCAGTTTTATCAATTTGTTCAAAACGCCCCACTGGTTGCTCATCATGCGAACCACGAAAAAAAATTTCTACAGCATGCAAATTGGAAAACTTTTAAAAAAATGTATTCCCATCGAATTATTGATACATCACTTGTGTTTAATATTGCTAATCCAGATAAAAGTATTGTCAGTCTAGATGATTATTGTGCTATTTGTGATATACAAGTTCAAAATCGCCATCATGCATTAGGGGACGCAATCACACTGGCCAAGTTATGGCAGATTTATATTCAAAAACTAAAATTAATAGGATGTACTACGTTAAAGGATGTATATGAACAACTCGCAATGAATAACTAA
- a CDS encoding type 1 glutamine amidotransferase domain-containing protein has product MTKKILMVVTNHKELSNGKQTGVWLSEFAEAYIEFTKRGYHITVASPLGGKSTIDPASADGNTPQEILDTEKYLQNTIKLDAISSQEFDAIFLPGGHGTMFDLPNNKKLQELLRDFYEEGKIVAAVCHGPAGLVGTTLSNGQLLVFGKRVNAFTDREEADTGLRDQLPFLLESRIRELGAIFVAAPNWSAHFEVDGNLITGQNPQSTKGVTKAVIEKLS; this is encoded by the coding sequence ATGACAAAAAAGATTTTAATGGTTGTTACGAATCATAAAGAGCTTAGTAATGGCAAGCAAACTGGTGTTTGGTTGTCAGAATTTGCAGAGGCGTATATAGAATTTACGAAAAGAGGGTACCACATCACAGTTGCAAGTCCCTTGGGAGGAAAAAGTACAATTGACCCGGCCAGTGCCGATGGAAATACTCCACAAGAGATTTTGGATACTGAAAAATATTTACAGAATACGATAAAATTAGATGCAATATCTTCCCAAGAATTTGATGCCATTTTTCTGCCGGGAGGACATGGTACAATGTTTGACCTTCCTAACAATAAAAAACTTCAAGAATTATTACGGGACTTCTACGAAGAAGGTAAGATTGTTGCTGCTGTTTGCCATGGTCCTGCTGGATTGGTTGGAACAACATTGTCTAACGGTCAACTGCTTGTTTTCGGCAAACGCGTTAATGCTTTTACAGACAGAGAAGAGGCGGATACCGGACTAAGGGACCAGCTTCCATTTCTTTTGGAAAGCAGAATTCGGGAGTTAGGGGCAATTTTTGTAGCTGCTCCAAACTGGTCTGCTCACTTCGAGGTGGACGGCAATTTAATTACTGGGCAAAACCCTCAATCTACGAAAGGTGTTACAAAAGCAGTTATAGAAAAATTAAGTTAA